The Nitrospirota bacterium genome contains a region encoding:
- a CDS encoding YceI family protein gives MDKWIIDTDRSVATFEVRLLFRRLRGKFTRISGTALLDPDDITRSSVAAVIDAASAAADDAVWNTQLKGAHFLDAEHFPEISFRSSSIEPLGGSRVRIFGELTLHGTTCEEMLDAEYSGPVAERDWDYPGEERLSMGLSATTAINREDYGIAFEAKEAGSLLLGKEILITLDITLVSAFVPAGARIRT, from the coding sequence ATGGATAAATGGATTATCGACACCGACCGCTCTGTTGCAACCTTCGAGGTGCGTCTCCTCTTCAGGCGGCTGCGCGGAAAGTTCACCCGTATCAGCGGAACGGCCCTTCTCGATCCCGACGACATCACGCGCTCGTCCGTAGCCGCGGTCATTGATGCCGCCAGTGCAGCGGCAGATGACGCGGTCTGGAATACCCAGCTCAAGGGCGCACACTTTCTCGATGCAGAGCACTTCCCCGAGATATCCTTCAGGAGCAGCTCCATCGAGCCGCTGGGGGGCAGCCGCGTAAGGATATTCGGTGAGCTCACGCTGCACGGTACCACCTGCGAGGAGATGCTCGATGCGGAGTATTCCGGTCCCGTGGCAGAGAGGGATTGGGACTATCCCGGTGAGGAACGGCTCAGCATGGGGCTTTCGGCGACCACCGCCATAAACCGCGAGGACTACGGTATCGCCTTCGAAGCAAAGGAGGCCGGCTCGCTGCTCCTCGGCAAGGAGATCCTGATCACCCTGGACATAACGCTCGTCTCGGCCTTTGTGCCGGCCGGGGCGCGGATACGGACATAA
- a CDS encoding MFS transporter, with amino-acid sequence MAHHDDGAAASFWSPFRITIFRAFWIANLVSSIGTWMHEIGAAWLMTSLTRSPVLIALVETAISLPIFLLALPAGALADILDRRRMLLFTMGWLFAVAATLGMLALMGLIAPWILIGLTFALGLGAALNAPVWHAVIPEMVPRADLHAAVTLNSAGFNFARTIGPALGGLVVASAGPWAAFLLNAVSYLVVIVVLYRWKRPPRENIMPAERITGAVRVGLRYVRHAPALHAVLIRVGAFMLFASAFWGLLPLFIRFELRSDPRGYGILVGLFGAGAVSGALFLARARRRVSSNMLVSAASLLFGGMLLILGITRNLVSAGAAMLIGGAAWLTLLSTLNASAQVVVPSWVRGRAIAFYLFAFFGSMAAGASLWGVVASRIGVSHSFLLAAAGLFLSAAATHRFRVVEGGEASLEPSLHWPAPRIVGPYDPDEEPVLVTVEYRIDPEQAQAFIAAMHELGRIRRRDGAVNWGIFRDTTEPGRYIEAFVAESWTEHLRHHERVTIADKAIEDRVESFHRGPTPPRVSHYIYASNVEGEDTVGRITEPPQGLR; translated from the coding sequence ATGGCTCACCATGACGACGGCGCGGCGGCTTCCTTCTGGAGCCCCTTTCGCATAACGATATTCCGGGCATTCTGGATCGCCAATCTCGTCTCGAGCATCGGGACCTGGATGCACGAGATCGGCGCGGCCTGGCTGATGACCTCGCTGACGCGGTCGCCCGTGCTCATCGCGCTCGTCGAGACGGCGATCAGCCTGCCGATCTTTCTCCTCGCCCTCCCTGCCGGGGCTCTGGCCGATATCCTCGACCGCCGCCGCATGCTCCTTTTCACCATGGGATGGCTCTTCGCCGTTGCGGCGACGCTGGGTATGCTCGCCCTCATGGGACTCATCGCTCCCTGGATACTGATCGGGCTCACCTTTGCCCTCGGCCTCGGCGCTGCCCTGAACGCGCCGGTATGGCATGCGGTCATTCCCGAGATGGTCCCCCGCGCTGATCTCCACGCGGCCGTCACCCTGAACAGCGCGGGATTCAACTTCGCCCGGACCATCGGCCCTGCCCTCGGCGGTCTCGTCGTCGCTTCAGCCGGGCCCTGGGCCGCCTTTCTGCTGAACGCGGTCTCCTATCTCGTCGTGATCGTCGTCCTCTACCGCTGGAAACGTCCTCCCCGTGAGAACATCATGCCCGCGGAGCGGATCACCGGCGCCGTGCGGGTCGGGCTCCGCTACGTACGCCACGCGCCCGCACTCCACGCGGTATTGATCCGCGTAGGGGCCTTCATGCTCTTCGCCAGCGCGTTCTGGGGGCTCCTGCCGCTCTTCATAAGGTTCGAGCTCCGGAGCGACCCCCGCGGCTACGGGATACTGGTCGGCCTCTTCGGGGCAGGGGCCGTGTCGGGCGCGCTCTTCCTCGCCAGGGCACGAAGACGCGTTTCGTCGAATATGCTCGTATCGGCGGCCTCGCTGCTCTTCGGCGGCATGCTCCTTATACTCGGGATTACCCGGAACCTGGTGAGCGCGGGCGCGGCGATGCTCATAGGGGGAGCGGCATGGCTCACGCTGCTCTCTACGTTGAATGCGAGCGCCCAGGTGGTGGTGCCGTCATGGGTGAGGGGAAGGGCGATCGCCTTCTATCTCTTCGCCTTTTTCGGCAGCATGGCCGCAGGGGCCTCTCTCTGGGGTGTCGTGGCGTCGAGGATCGGCGTTTCGCATTCATTCCTCCTCGCTGCCGCCGGGCTGTTCCTGAGCGCCGCCGCGACCCACCGTTTCCGTGTGGTCGAAGGCGGCGAGGCGAGCCTCGAGCCGTCGCTCCACTGGCCCGCCCCGAGAATCGTCGGCCCCTACGACCCTGACGAGGAGCCGGTGCTGGTGACGGTCGAGTACCGCATCGACCCGGAACAGGCGCAGGCCTTTATCGCGGCAATGCACGAGCTGGGCCGCATCCGCAGGCGTGACGGCGCGGTCAACTGGGGGATATTCCGGGATACGACCGAACCGGGGCGTTATATCGAGGCCTTCGTGGCAGAGTCCTGGACAGAGCACCTCCGCCATCATGAGCGCGTCACTATTGCCGATAAGGCGATCGAGGACAGGGTGGAGTCCTTCCATCGCGGCCCGACGCCTCCTCGGGTGTCGCATTATATCTACGCGAGCAACGTTGAGGGGGAGGATACGGTGGGCAGGATAACCGAACCACCGCAGGGCTTGCGTTAG
- a CDS encoding ATP-binding protein: MDKKQLYELVFDALPIGFSRVDREGVIVEFNRAAERITGYTRAEAIGSSHLELLHGTSDRSACPFLKCTFERHEQILAAEVAIRRKSGEAITLSITAAPLFDEEGELTGGVELFRDITEIKRLERERKNILSMFAHDMKNPVVTAGGFVQRLLSGKAGPTTDSQQSCLRSVMEELNKLEWLITDFLEFSRFEAMECRPLAEPFPVKAALLKYIDAARTKADEKGVALVFECEPEADLVLGADARLLGRVIGNLLDNAIRYTNPGGSVTVRLARRETEVLIQVSDTGIGIAEEHLPFIFDAFYRVSRDGMGSGLGLTIAKTVVEAHGGKLWAESAYGKGSTFSVTLPIRIASP, encoded by the coding sequence ATGGATAAGAAGCAGCTGTACGAGCTGGTCTTCGATGCGCTGCCCATCGGCTTTTCGAGAGTGGACAGGGAGGGCGTCATCGTCGAGTTCAACCGCGCGGCGGAAAGGATCACCGGCTATACGAGGGCGGAGGCCATCGGCAGTTCCCATCTCGAGCTCCTCCACGGCACCTCCGACCGGTCGGCCTGTCCTTTTCTGAAGTGCACGTTCGAACGGCACGAACAGATCCTCGCAGCGGAAGTCGCGATCAGGAGGAAGAGCGGTGAAGCGATCACGCTCTCGATCACTGCAGCCCCGCTCTTCGATGAAGAGGGAGAGCTGACCGGCGGCGTGGAGCTCTTCAGGGATATAACGGAGATCAAGCGGCTCGAGCGCGAGAGGAAGAATATCCTCTCCATGTTCGCCCACGACATGAAGAACCCGGTTGTCACTGCCGGAGGGTTCGTACAGCGGCTGCTCTCCGGCAAGGCGGGCCCCACCACCGATTCGCAGCAGAGCTGCCTGAGGTCGGTCATGGAGGAGCTGAACAAGCTCGAGTGGCTGATCACCGACTTTCTCGAATTCTCGCGCTTCGAAGCCATGGAGTGCAGGCCCCTTGCAGAGCCGTTCCCCGTAAAGGCGGCGCTCCTCAAATACATCGATGCAGCGAGGACAAAGGCGGACGAGAAGGGGGTCGCTCTGGTCTTCGAGTGCGAGCCGGAAGCCGATCTTGTGCTCGGTGCGGATGCCCGGCTCCTGGGAAGGGTGATCGGCAACCTTCTCGATAACGCCATCCGCTACACCAACCCCGGCGGAAGCGTCACGGTGCGCCTGGCGCGGCGCGAGACAGAGGTCCTCATTCAGGTCAGCGATACCGGCATCGGCATTGCAGAGGAACATCTTCCCTTCATCTTCGACGCCTTCTACCGGGTGAGCAGGGATGGAATGGGCTCAGGCCTCGGGCTGACGATAGCGAAGACCGTGGTGGAGGCGCACGGCGGAAAACTGTGGGCCGAGAGCGCCTACGGAAAAGGCAGCACCTTCAGCGTCACGCTGCCGATAAGGATAGCCAGTCCATGA
- a CDS encoding Fic family protein, which translates to MEQFYWQKVEKVSFAKLKILTDRGFGYVRERITFDDETFKRVDEEIAVYSDVQPAVKPFLAKQSALLASLAISKLEGQNTIGINEARTIFADRERGARRQDTSGAVNRVTAKDDYSRLEYENIVDTLQFVNSEKFIPPSARPHLIHRLSPELIQDLHHRLTDGLDRFDGYVIGFSKYNAGRFRDTDEVVVGLGRFGDHYRPIPSKDIPSELKRLIEFLQHNPTITGVNLFITGLYAIHPFRNGNKRLCRILEHALLRDLGLNKYNIYNPSRYYSNKVNLERFHAALQQTLALRNFTPFVNLSREALFFSQLSVMEYVVAIRRRDFLKEQVRDPDLRDAYKVLAENKAKTYSQVLEHMQRVLKKTSKGSTERSIVTYLKQATKDRVLLRERKGRTALYSLSLQLDEERYLKEAIGRNLDHIEYIPADLSKLLYFPGEAPRTSTFSPIRTPSGGF; encoded by the coding sequence ATGGAACAGTTCTATTGGCAAAAGGTCGAAAAAGTCTCTTTCGCAAAGCTCAAAATACTCACCGATAGGGGATTCGGGTACGTGCGAGAGCGTATCACCTTCGATGATGAGACATTCAAGCGCGTCGACGAAGAGATAGCTGTCTATTCAGACGTGCAGCCTGCTGTCAAACCGTTCCTTGCAAAACAGTCGGCATTGCTCGCCTCTCTGGCGATATCCAAACTTGAGGGCCAGAACACCATCGGCATCAACGAGGCACGGACCATCTTCGCCGATCGCGAGAGGGGCGCGCGCAGGCAGGACACATCGGGGGCAGTCAATCGGGTCACCGCCAAAGACGATTACAGCAGGCTTGAGTATGAAAATATTGTCGACACCTTGCAGTTCGTCAATAGCGAAAAGTTCATACCCCCTTCTGCTCGCCCGCATCTGATACATCGGCTTTCACCCGAGCTCATACAGGACCTGCACCATCGGCTCACGGATGGACTCGACCGCTTTGATGGATATGTTATCGGGTTTTCCAAATACAATGCAGGCAGGTTTCGGGACACTGATGAGGTGGTTGTCGGGCTCGGCAGGTTCGGTGATCATTATCGCCCGATCCCCTCTAAGGATATTCCCTCGGAGCTCAAACGGCTCATCGAGTTTCTGCAGCATAACCCGACTATCACGGGAGTCAATCTCTTTATAACTGGTCTCTACGCCATACATCCTTTCAGGAACGGCAACAAACGGCTCTGCAGGATACTCGAGCACGCATTATTGCGAGACCTCGGCCTTAACAAGTACAACATCTACAACCCGAGCCGGTATTACAGCAACAAAGTGAACCTAGAGAGGTTCCATGCCGCCCTGCAGCAGACCCTGGCCTTGAGGAACTTCACCCCCTTCGTCAATCTTTCAAGGGAGGCCCTGTTTTTCTCTCAGCTCTCCGTAATGGAGTACGTTGTGGCAATAAGGCGAAGGGATTTCTTGAAAGAGCAGGTTCGCGACCCGGACCTGCGAGATGCGTACAAAGTGCTGGCGGAGAACAAAGCGAAAACGTACAGCCAGGTGCTCGAACATATGCAGCGGGTTCTCAAGAAAACCTCAAAGGGATCTACAGAACGCTCTATTGTCACTTATCTCAAGCAGGCAACAAAGGATAGGGTTCTCCTGAGAGAGAGAAAAGGGAGGACTGCTCTCTATTCACTCTCTCTCCAATTGGACGAGGAACGGTACCTTAAAGAGGCGATCGGGAGAAACCTTGACCATATCGAATATATTCCTGCGGATCTTTCAAAGCTCCTTTATTTCCCTGGCGAGGCCCCACGGACATCGACCTTCAGCCCCATAAGGACGCCATCCGGGGGATTCTAA